One window of the Sciurus carolinensis chromosome 8, mSciCar1.2, whole genome shotgun sequence genome contains the following:
- the Gimap6 gene encoding GTPase IMAP family member 6 yields the protein MSSYVLDAFRWPLGFLFRGDSQVRTPKEETERAQERAARGDQKWGHSSCLSASLVVEEEDVLTSQENPLKELHLEPPQELSGDPRDKELTPRKLRLILVGKSGSGKSATGNSILGRKVFESKFSSRPVTTTFQRGCREWAGKELEVIDTPDILSPGFQPETTAAEICQASTLSSLGLHAVLLVTQLGRFTAEDQQVVRRLQEVLGVGVLAYTILVFTRKEELAGCSLEEHVRERDNQSLATLDVLCGRRHCGFNNRAQGAEQEAQLRELMEEIEAIQWENEGCCYSDRASQYHQQNSLLRETQGRQATWEQGSGEVFSEGSQLEVLSQIQKALEKTCRCLQGGRAY from the exons ATGAGTTCCTACGTCTTGGACGCTTTCCGCTGGCCCCTTGGTTTTCTCTTCCGAGGAGACTCCCAAGTGAGGACCCCAAAGGAAGAGACAGAGCGTGCACAGGAGCGTGCAGCCAGGGGAGATCAGAAATGGGGCCATTCCTCTTGTCTGTCGGCCAGCCTGGTG GTGGAGGAAGAGGATGTTCTGACTTCCCAAGAGAATCCCCTGAAAGAGCTGCACCTGGAACCTCCACAAGAGCTCTCAGGAG ATCCGAGGGATAAGGAACTTACtccgaggaaactgaggctcattcTGGTGGGGAAATCCGGAAGTGGGAAAAGTGCCACGGGAAACAGCATCCTTGGCAGGAAAGTGTTTGAGTCTAAATTCAGTAGTAGACCGGTGACCACGACCTTCCAGAGAGGCTGCCGAGAGTGGGCAGGGAAGGAACTCGAGGTGATTGACACCCCCGACATTCTGTCTCCTGGGTTCCAGCCAGAAACCACCGCTGCAGAGATCTGTCAAGCCAGCACCTTGTCCTCGCTGGGACTGCACGCGGTGCTCCTGGTGACACAGCTGGGCCGGTTCACGGCTGAGGACCAGCAGGTGGTCAGGCGCCTGCAGGAGGTCTTAGGAGTGGGGGTCCTGGCTTACACCATCCTGGTGTTCACCCGGAAGGAGGAGCTGGCAGGGTGCTCCCTGGAAGAACACGTGCGAGAGCGGGACAACCAGAGCCTTGCCACGCTGGATGTGCTGTGTGGGCGGCGCCACTGTGGCTTCAACAACAGGGCCCAGGGGGCCGAGCAGGAGGCCCAGCTGCGGGAGCTCATGGAGGAGATCGAGGCCATTCAGTGGGAAAATGAAGGCTGCTGTTACAGCGACAGGGCCTCCCAGTACCACCAGCAGAACTCTTTGCTCAGAGAAACGCAGGGAAGACAGGCGACCTGGGAGCAGGGTTCTGGGGAGGTGTTCAGTGAGGGGTCCCAGCTGGAAGTGCTGTCCCAAATCCAGAAGGCCCTTGAGAAGACTTGCAGGTGCCTCCAGGGGGGCAGAGCCTATTGA